The Ciona intestinalis chromosome 9, KH, whole genome shotgun sequence genome contains the following window.
GTGGGGGATTCGTGATCCTGCAATTCACGGAACTGGACTGGGTACCCGTTAAGCTTGTCGTCCATTTGAGAAGCAAAGATGGCAGCCGCGCCTTTCTCATCTTGTGAAGATTCTTTACCAAGCCAGAAATGCAGATCCCACCTGAAGGAACTGCCTGGAAAACAGATCAGAATGCACATCCTGCTTTTCCAAATAtagttgcatatttttttataatacgaAGTATATATTTACCTTTCAAATTGATTGTTTTCAGCAAAAGGTACGAATCCCCGCTGAAAAACGTCCCGAAGGCCGCTTTCGCAACCGGTACAAGCTGCATTTTCTCGATTCTCCAAATTTGCAAACCGGCAGACTTGCCAGCCTTCTCCATTTCAGCTAATGTCTTATCAGCGCTCATGATggtgtttattataatgttcTAACAAAAGTAATAACACTGCTGTATAGCATGATATAAATTAAACGAAGCGAAATTGTTGACAACCAAATTAGCAATCGATAAACCGatcaataaatatttgttcttaataaacatagaaaataaaattcattaaaacGCCAACAGACTTCAATACGTCCCTACTTTGAACTGTACTGCAAAGCTCAATTGAACGTAAATGAAAACTTCCATTCTTAATCAGCTCTTACAGGCACGATAATTAGTTGTTGAATACGAACACAATTTACTCGGCTACCCCGGGTGCCGTGGTTTACCTTACAAAGAAAATCTAGCGCTAAACCGGtcttacaataaacaaatggCTGTCTGCAGAAACTGCTGAGAGAATACGTAACACGCGCGTCATATCCCGCGTGCTTTTCCTCTTAATAATAAAGAACGGGTTTATAGACTCGGATATATAGAATGTATTATTTCACTGAAAAGCGAAGCAAATTatgatattaatattttatgacgaaattataaaagattaaacggtttgttttctttatcttGGAGTGGTACAACAGCACACGAAAGgtgcggttttaaaataactttcacTTTACCTCAATTTTGTAGCCGCAGTTGGCTTTTACGATTTATGTGTTTGATTTACAGCACGATCGACTGGCTTCTATATATAGCTATAGCGTGCGTATGTACAGCCCCTTAACCACTAAAGTTGCTTAAACTACCATCACCTGCCGCAAAAGATTAATCCATACACCATAATAAATTAACTCGTTTTCTATATTAGCAGTAACATTCTATATACAGGTACAGCAGCAACCGCTCGCTATGTTGTTATTTGGCTCCTCACTGGTCGCAGCTTAAGAAAGCCAGGTGTTATATTACAATTcctttcaatttttttaagctGCTTCGGCTGAGCGGCTGATTTAAAACGCGAATACGGAAGCAATTAAAGTCAGGGTTGTTCGTCGTTGCGCTGAACCTGTATGATTGCGGAAGAAGCAGACTGGCTCGTGCGGTTGTTGATACATTATTTTATCAGGCATACAGGCAAATATGTAATTATGATTTTAGCAGTCTATCTAATTAGCGTATAAGACCAGTGTTTCCCATTTCGTACGCGTTGTATAAAATTACTTCTATAAGTATTGGTATACTTGCAAGgcatgtaaatatatattatatgtcaAGTTATTATTTccaaattctaaaaaataaaataaaaattactaatGTTTTTACTCATTGCTATATAACTACTTTTCATACAACTAATTGATCATTTTTCATTAGTTTTATACTGAAAGGTCAAACAATCAAATGATAATTTACGATTTGAAAGATTTTGAGCATCACTGACGTCTTAAATGAGAAATAATTGACAGGTGTACAAACCACCAAGTACCTGGTACTAGGGGTTCGGCGTATTGTTGGCTAACGATACGATGTTGGTATTACAAAAGTGTAAACAACGTTTTCgtagaatttttaaaatagaaccAGCGTACGTATATGCTTTTACAACTTAGTAAACAGTAAACCTGAAATGTTTATTACCTGCATGTAtttaaattaggaaaatacCCTTCTGCGCGAGACCAATGTTAAACATTGACTAAATTCTGATGCTACATATTATACCATGTGCTAATACAATTCTGCATACTAATGTAAGACAAACAAGCGCCGCCGGCAATCTGGTTTTAGCTTAATATTCGTAATATTCAGCGTATTCTAAATGTCATCACAGATAAAAATCGCACTCAAAGCTGAAACGTCCTGAACTAAATTTCACACTCACAGACGAagcaaaacaagttttacgGTAATTGAACTTTCAAAAGCGATTTGAAGTGGTTGGCAGTAAAACCTGGTGCGGCGCGTGAGTATGTGGCCGACGGTTTCTTTATACGcatgtatttaatattcaaGCACGCCAACTGTTGAAGAATTTTGTCACGATAAACAGTGGAATTTTTCGAAGCAAGAGTGATAAAGAGGAAAGGCACAAATTGTACTAGTTTCGAACCAATGACCAAATATACATGAAATCTGGAACATATCTGTCTGAAAAGCGGGAACTTAAAACATAGGAAAACcttgaaataaaatgcaaataaacattaaatcgATTATTCACCCAACAtagcagaaaaaataaaataaataaataaaaaatgaactcaaaaaatgaaaattgatttttaatcaAGAGTGGTCGACCAAAGAAAGTGAAAGATTGATGATACAGGTGTTCTACAACGGTGAACTCCCAGCCGAACTGACCACAACTCATATACAACGTTTACTGTGGCTCGACCAATCTTGAAACTGCAAATAAAAAGTCGTGAAAATTTTgcttttcaaaataaataatttttcaatacatttaaaaatatttaaattaactgcGCAATAACTTAGGTATTATTCATCGTTGGTCGTATATTAAACTACGTAAGTTTTAACAGTCTAAAAAAcgaaatattatacaatttatttttattacctgACAGTATTTGCTACAGTACCAAACCCCATGGCAACcagaacaaacaaaataagcTCTTTCTTTGCAAACAGTGCAGCTCTCCTCGGTCGCTACTTGATTCCCATTAGCGCCACCTTGCGGAGTCATTTTACGCAGCTTTTCTGACAGCGGATTCGGGGAGGAGACCGGGAGTTTCATTTTGCGTTTTCGAAAGTCAGTTTGCATTATTGACGACGTCCGGTATATTTGAGACGTTGCTGGAGATGCTTGAGTGTGTTTTACAACGTTAAGAGCAGGGGCAGTCTGTATCTTTTGTTCCAATGCTTTCAAGCTTTCAATTTTGTGATGGAGCTCGTTTTGCTGCGCTTTCAAATGAGCGGAGTAACGCTGCGCGTCGCCGGGTGCCAACGGTGTCCTCACTGACAAGTAGCTCTCCTTTAATTGATGGTTATAACTATGCCTGGGTTGCTGGTGAATCGGCGAACTATTGATAGAAACCCCGCCCGTTGGGGCTCTGATTGAAGGCGATCGAGGGATCACAGGTCTGATGCCTTGCACCACTGATTGCTGAACTTGAGATTGGGTATACGTCGGTTGGCTTACAGGGTATCTACCAGAAGGCGAGTTTAACACCATAGCTGGTGCGTAATAACGACCAGAGTGAACTGGCGTAGGTTTTATAGGGACGCGAAATCCGTCTTTGTCTCTGCTGATGTTACGGAGCTCAGTTACAGCGTCTGGATGATTTATTGGGAGCTGATGACGTGGCTGTTGTTGGAATGGCCTGTTAGTTCCGTATTGGTTACGAACAAACGGAAGCTGCTGTTGGTTTTTGGGATGCTGGAGCTGGCTTTGTTCGTGTTGTACTTGATTCTGCATGTGCGGCATTTGCTGCATATGTGAAGGAACTACTGGTCGTGGTGGCCCGAGGACAATGTGGCCCACGGTGGGTTGGTAAAAGTGGTCAGTTCTTGGCAGTGGCTTGTGTTGGCGTATTTGAGGTTGGCTTTGTTGCGGTGTGATGCTCATTCGCTGAAACCTAGAGTTGTCAAAGGAGTTGCTGTGAGGTCGAGATATCTTAGTTATGCTGGCACGGTTTGTAGAAACTCCTGAGATTAAAACGGGATCCGGCGGTGCACTGTTCGATTGACTAACCCGTGCGTGAGATGGGGCAACCCGTGTCTGATCCAGCCTTATCGTGGAAAATCTGGGCGCTGTAGAACTTGTGGGTATGGACACGAATCCCGGGTTCGAACGACGTCGGTAGCCAACTGTAGGTGCTGCAGATGAAGTCGCGTTAAACGGTTTGAAAGATGTGTTTGTGGTTCGGGAATTCGTTCGTGGTAGCACCGTTGGGAGATCTTCGAATAAAGCGTCTACATCtattatgtttgtttctttCGGTGATAAATGCCGCCGTCCAATTTCGTCAACTACTTTCGAAAGTTTCACTGCATCGCTGCGTAGTTGCGTCATCACGAATGACGTCATGGATTGTGGCGAAGTGTCGGAAATACAAACTGTTGTAGCTTTAACAGTGGTTTGGAGTGGAGATGGGTGTAGTATTTGACATTCGTTCTTCCCGACGACGGACAATGTTATACAGCTCTTTACGAGGAGCTTGTGTATTATTGTTCTTATCAACGACAAACGGTTTCTCTGCTTTGATGTTTGTTGCTCCTTTATGGACATGTGTTCCAACTGCTGAAATTAGTCGATtacctatttttaaaataaccacGTTAAAAAATCGTATATGGGAACTAAAGTCGTCTAACTTTAAAGTATGTTCACCTTTCGAAGTGTTGTATTCTGACGACAATTGCTCTCCGTTCTTGAAAAGAGTTTTGTTTGAAGCACTTGCAAACGTTACAGGAGCTGCAGAGAAATTAACAATTGaatatgttgaattaaaaaagagGTTTCAACATTATCCATATACAcagtatgaggtgtatataaTTTACTCACATTTATTCTGTGGAATAACGAACGGAACTGGTGCCTTTCTTGTCAGGTCTAGAGCAAGATGGTCAGCGTTCGACTGCGTTTTCACTGAGACCGACAAATCCAACGGCGAGTTTTGATTCAGCGGGGGCGCTAAGGAAAAACATTTATCAATTTTAACGCCAAGAGCATCCTTGGTCGAGCAATCCAAGACATCGTTGTTTTTAAGCGTCGATTTCAATTCTAAAGGGTCGTCAGTTTTTCTAGTTTTTGAACATTCAACGTCGTCGCATACTGACGTGTCTGTGGTTATATTTTCACATTGGTTGGGATAATGGAAAGGTTTTACGATTCCGATGACGTGACTGCCTGTGAATGAAAAcgatattatttattttattgaaaaattgaaataaactgTGTGTGGGATCAAAGAAGATTAACAACCCGGTGAAGTAGCAAGTACGTCACTACATcttaaggtggggtaagatgggacacatttttattctattttctcgtcgtatttggtagtaaattaAGAACGTTTTAAGAAtcataaaaacgtatccttacgacCCCTATAGACTGTtggcaattgtttaaaacacgttccgcggatatttggatatgcGCTTTCCCATTACCTCACAGTACTAAACATAGTGCAAACGCAGTTCATGAACAGTTACCCTCCTGTGACTTATATGAACATTAACAATTACGCATAACAATACCACTCATATACAAGATGTCACTTCGCCCACCTTCCGTATTTGCATGCGTCGTGCTAGGTTTATAAGTTGATGACGTAATTGCAATATGATTTGAACCATCCGCTTTTTTAGCAGGATCAGCGGCAACTTGCTTCTCTGGGACATCAATGCTTACGTCTTCGTTTTCTGAGTAGATGTATGATATAGTTTACCAACtttaaagtattatttaaATGGTTTATTACGTTATACTGTTACGGTGTGACAGTCATGCCTTTTATTGAAGAAGTttcgtgttttgttttaaccacaggcgtgctataacgactgtcgttttaccgttactttccgaaaaaaatataattatttagtCAATTCATTCATATTCAATCTACTGACTCGCTTAATTTAGAGGCAAAATGATACGACAGGTATACCTTGGGTCTCTTTTAGATTTACTGTATCTTGCTTTTCTGGGTGTGGCGAACCTTCTTTTGGGGATGGGCTACTTCTTGGAGTCGAAGTTCTAGATTTTGCGGCAGTATTCTTATGGGTGGGTGCTGTAGGCGAATCAGATTCAGTAGTAGCCGCTTCATCATTCTACGGTTTCAAAGAAAAGTTAGATTATATAATGCTAAGTATATGGATCGGTAGAAATATGAACTTTCATAGCTTGAATATTGTAGCAACGTATGGAAGATTTGTATGATTCACCTCTATTCGTTTTTctttcattaaatgttttacGAGCCAATTATGTCGCGGAAATTCCATGGCGAGCCGTAGTTCAGTTTGTTCCTTCTCCTCCACCACTAGTTGTTGCTTTGCTATGCacgtcatacagaaaaattagtcgtaatataaaacaatttttgccAATTTTTACATTGGTTACTATTATTTTCCAAACACTTAATAGTAAAAATCGGTTAAAACAAGTCGTGTTTTAGATCCTATAGGTTTGAAATATTGCGCGATAATTAATTTTCTATACTGAAAATACCTGATacggttggagtaattgcggAACCAATATACgtttattctatataaaaTCTTCTACTACATGCCTGTCCTTATGAGATAAAAATATGCCCTGTTGTATACTTTCTAACGTAAGCGCGTTTATAGTTATATAGGATGACTCATGCTGTAGGCAGTAGAACACGTCAACGCGATTCAGCATAAGTGATTCATTACTAAAGCAAgaagtaattttaaatatgatgAAACTATATGTCCACCATGTGACACACGTTTCCTATATGCTCGCCGTTGAACCTTAGCCCCGCTATTCTAATTAATGCAACTGTTGCGAGTATCGCAGTATAGTAAGCAGACAATGCATCATAACCAAtggtttctaaaatatatgttgtttcgCACACGAACTTTACTACTGACATTCATTTTGTCACGACACTAAGTCACGTCTAAGCTttgattttaatacaaactgCACGGTCGTAACCTTTTGCACAAGCTGCCGATACGTCAACAATAAGcggaaaacaacaattttaactaAGACATAACAGCTATGCGAACTAATGATCAATTTAATCATTTAACTTCAATTAATAAgcaaacagtttataaaaaaatacgacTGTCAATAAACTAAGCAATACATCTTATATTCCGCTGTTTATTTGCTCCTGGCTTAaactaaactaaataaatattatcaaCGTTTACCACCACACGACGAAACACCCGTCGCCTCCTGCTTTCTCTCGAGTAATACACCGGAAACTCACAGCTTGGCCTTTATTTCTCTAATCGCAATTATGTTTCTCTTCTTTACGTATTTCCTACACATTTCCAGCGAAATAGCCAGAAGATCTCTCAACGAAGCGAAGCGGAGCAAAGATTAGCTGGTAATTTGCAACCAATTTTCTGTTACCGAGCAAAACGACGAGCAATCCACCGGCTGACTTCACGGAAGAGCATTGTTTGCTCAAAATGGCTGGTGAAGTGCCGTGTAACAGGCAGACAGGGGTGCACGTAACCCCACTGTCGTACATTTCCAGcgtataaaacagttttaatgaaACAAATAACCGACGGGCGTCGTTTGTTTATCAAAAAGAGCCGCATTAACGTATACACTGTTATGTCTTTTATccgattaaaacaatattgatCTGCAAACCGTATTATCGATTTTGAAAACTAATTTTAAGCAAAACCAAGATAAAAATCCATAAAAATAACTCATAACCCGACCTTTCAATAACATGGTCTGAACGACACCCACAAACTATGCGAGACAGACGtttacatttagttttatgcaaaaaaatagtaaaactcTTTACGGCCAGCTGCATTAACCATATATGTCGCCTTGTCATATTATAAAGCTGTATTAGAATCCTTGCTCTATCCTCTTTCCATCACATGCTGTTATATACGGTTATAACTGACATAAGCAAATGCATAGTAATCCAGCAATTATACATGTTCTAACAAATTTAATGTCATCCACAATAAAAAGGCTTATTTAGTAACGCAGAACGCGCGCTAACGTCTCAACTAGACTATAACAAAGAATTAATGACTACGCATGTTGATACTCAAGTTTCCAAACGTGCAAATTTTCTAATGCAAAGTTCGTTTAAGAGAGAGCAATATCacgtttttttgcaaaatcttAAAACGGGAAATTCGCACGATTTCTCGCATATGCTGAAACGAATCGGTCGTTCTTTGTAAAAGACAGTTTCGGTcgaataaacttattttatgcgGTCATTATATCAATTACGTCATGTCAATATAGCTCGTATTGGAtatgaataattaaaaccaaacGCCTATAGGAATTAAAATCGCGTATACTAAATCGCAATTGTAGgcccaatatatatatacgagaTGCAAATCCAGGTATTTGAACGCGGTTTTTAGTGGGCGACTAAAGTTAAcgaatatgtttatttatggAATAAATCAAGCCGTGTTTATAGTTAACTAGTTTGTTGAAATTGACGCAAACGTACATGTGCGTACGGTATTGGAAATTCCCTTCTTGTCAGCTTGTATGTGGATTGGTTCCTTATATGCGCGACTTAATGCGCGAATTGCGGATAATCCGTGGTCACAGAGACGTCGCGAGAGTGATTAACTGGGTGTTTATGTTTCGCCAAAACAATCAACGAGAAACCGACTATTGTTCAACGGAGATTAGACGACCATGTAATCTGTTGCCATGTTAAACCTCAGTCACGATTTCGTCTTCAAATTACGAATTAACTTTGGATTTGTGCAAATTGCTGCTGAACACATACTGCAACGCAACCAACTAGAATCGTCTGCATACCTTTGaatttaagcatttttttcttgtattttcGTTTCGAGTAAGATTTACCGTTGCCGGTTACTCGTCCATCTGGTTCGGTGTCATTTTCTGCGCTTCTTTCATCTGATGGAGAGTTTTCACTTTCATCCAAAATAAGAACGCAGTtgtcgtcgtcgtcgtcgtctTCTAAAAAGATGTTATTATTTGGTAAGTAACGGATATAtgtgttgtataaaataatgcGAACCTACGCAATACAATCAACATAATGTTTCATTCATCTTCTGTACAATGATGTATTTGGTCAGGAGTTACATTGCAAATGTCAACCAGTCAATGTATTGTTTACAtaactttacaaaataacattataagGTATATAACAATAGCTCTTATAGTTTTAATGAcgtttaacaataaaattaatgttgcTTCAGGCAActtttaaaggttaaaataacttaaacttTGGCCACAATGTACGCCATGTGAACAAACACATATATGCAATATACTGTTATATGATTGGATTCAATTTAGCTGCTGCAGAACTTTCAACACGTATGTGCTATTCACATTTAACCGCACTGCAAATGCTTTGAGGTTGAAAAGTGTCCATGCGGACAATTTCCTCCTTTTCTGCTCGGCGAAGAAAACTCGGAAGTGTTTAATTGCACCATCTGTTCGATACAGCTGACATACGGCAGGGAATATTTGAACAGTTTTCACGAAACGTGGCGCCAAAGTTTAGAAATCTTGTGAATACGCGGCAGCATCGTATCGCAATATAatactgtgaggtaagatgagacaccgttggtacatattatttaaacatcctgatcgtgttttaggtAATttacagcggtctatgggagccgtggcTACAAGATTTTGTATTGGGACGGGAAAACAGATTGAAAAGTGTCTCGTCTTACCCCGCCTTActataatttcaaaaaatatgttcatttaattttaacaaactaaGTTAATGAGAGTTAACATAaacattaagttttaatttttcgataaCCACTCACTGTGGGGTAGTCTATATATTTAAGTCCTTTAATCAAGCATGTGGTATGATTAATATAATGAAGAAAATTCAGCTCTTACCGTTTCTAGGCGAAGACACGTCTTCTTCTACGCATGAAGACATATGTTGATTGCTCTCGTTAGAGTTGTGCCCTAGCGGATCTGATTCAGAGTCTTGTGCTGACACACGGTGGCGCTCTATTGACTCCTTTATCGGTTCTTCGAGATCGCATGCCGGCGGAGATAAACTGTCATGTGTGGCGCTTTCTTTAAAGCTTAAGCAATCGGAAACAGATTCAGTGTCTTGCGGTAACATGAGCTCTTCCTTGTCgaacattttaattttcctaTCCGATCTCCGGAAACTCTGCTTGTCTAATTTAAACGGTTTCCCGCTTTTCCCGTTATTAGTCCCGTcgattttgtttctttttagcACAAGTTTTAACCCAGAAGATCCAACTTTCGAAAACTCATCTCTAGACTCTAAAATGATGTCATTATCGCTTACGTCACCACCACTCTCTTTGCTCTGACATAACTGCTTGACGCGAGTCGAATTTGGAAGAGACTCTATCTCAACCACCACGGTAGGAAGTTCGCTTAATTTAACATCAGCTGCCGAAACTGAGATAttgtttgatgacgtcatcgccTTGACGTCATCGCTTTCGGAAAAGTCGCTGTCCACGTCATCCAACCAGCTGATCATTTCACTTTTAATACAACGAAGCTACATTTAGTTCTACGCACTTTGGGTAAGATAggccacctttagcacatagtcaAATatcataatcgtgttttaaacaattaccaacggtctttaggagacgtgaggatacggtttattattctttgaatgttatattTCTTTTCTACTAAAtcggacgaaaaaatagaaacaaaatctgtttcgtcttcctccaccctatactataccGTATGATATTCACCACCTTGGAAAAAGTCCACCAATCCTTCTCCTACCCCGGGCTCGTAGTTTGTACCTGGCTGGTACATCATTAGTTGCCACGTCACTGTCCCAGCAGTCGTCGGAATCGGGAGGATGGATGTTGTCGCTGCTACCCGACGAATCGGTGGTATACCTATTTTCcttttatgaaaaaaagatattaatattataacaacgTTTTTTCTTCGGCTACGGCTACGAAGGTTAAAGAATATCGAACTGAAAAGACAGAATACAGCGACAAAACAATGGTggataaaatacattttcacCAACAGTTTGCGaagcaagtttttaaaaataaatcaaactaCCAAGTCAAAGCGTAATGTTACTTACTTTAGTCTCTTCTCTATCCACATAGCAACCAAAGGAGGATAACATTTTTTCAGCAACGCCAACGAACAGTATCTTCCCAGTTTCGCTAACTTCTGTGAAGACCTGCACTCAGAACATTATTAAATAGAAATGTATGACCGCTATTTATCACACGGGCTTATATGTGTGACGGTCCGAATGTGCGACGAATCAATatcacaaaaaataacttcCTCTTATAGACAATGATATAACTCGGgtattgtattaaataataCCCAACGACAGCTAGCGGAAATGTCTTATGAATATTTGCTTTGTTCCCgtattattcatttaattaccGACATTAATAAAACGTTGCATACGTTTGCAGTTGCCTTCCTTCCGCCAATTCAAAATCATCATACACTCGGGTACATTATTATTAACATCTGACCGCAACGCTGTAAATGGAGTTCCAAAATGCGATTCTACAATAATCTCTATATTATCATAATACAAACGGTGTCATAGAATTACCTGATAAGCTTTGGCGTCGAATTCTGATTCCTGTTTTTCTCCTTCGACTTCGTTTGTTTCTATATCTCTGTCCTGCGTTTTCGATGCAGACTCTGACGAGTTTTCTAATTGCGATGAAATAACAGAAAAACTGCAGCATAAAGGCTGAGAGTCCCCGACGGTCGGTACTGATTGCTCTGCTGTTCCACTGATTGGTAAAtcagaaaattttgttttttccgcGTCCCCCGCCTCTGCACTTAATGACGAGTTTTGCATAGCGCTGCTGCTGCGCATGAAAACAATTATTAGCGTTTTGTGCGTAGGCGGGGCGGAAATGGGTAGTCCGTGTAGGATTTTAAATGAATAGGTTATGTGCCACACACCGGAAAGTCTGTGGTGCTTGATAATAGAACTGTTGTACAGGATTATATTTGAGCTGTGACTCATTAGAATTGTTTAAGCTGCGACAGCAAATTACAAAACCGAGACACCTTTACCGTTATAAGTCATGCATATAACACACATATACACCGCCTACCCGTAGTTATGCAAAAGAGCATCCGTCAGCGGATCGGATTGGGCAGCTGTATTCGAATCGACATTAGCCCACGCGTTTCCCACCAACGGTTTCGCATTACTGGCAGTTGCGGGTTCTTCTTCCTTCTAAAATAACACCAAGGCGTTTGAAACGTGCGAGtgacttttaaaaagttataaatcaTATGTTTTACCTCGATTGGCGAAGAGACCATTCCTTCACTTGACTGGAAAATGTCGCTTCCCAAACTTTCtacagaaaataaatatatagtgcGTAACaatataagtgtgaaagagagacgtttgtttttgtaatctTAAATGTCAGTTTCGTATGCCTATATGATTTACCACCAAAggggttttaaaacttaacttgCGTCTTTAACACATAAGAACAAACCTCTTGAAAACGAAGAATCATTACTCGTATTCTCGGGTCCGGTATAATTGGTCGAAGTCATGATTTCGTCAGCGTAGCGACGAATATGCCTTTTGTGAATAGCTGCCATTCGTATAAAGTTTGTGTTAAACAGTGCAGAACATAACAGCCTAAGGTCGATCTATTCCTATATAAATTCACAAAGGTGTTTATGTGCTTTagcgtatatatatatatatatatatatatatatatatatatatataggtataattttttttatatatatagtagggttggggaagatgggacaatttcagcacataatatccaaatataaacgggacaagaaaaacatagttaaaaggtgtcccatcttcccccaccctactgtatctaTCTATAGACGGAGAACCTGTCGCCTTATCCTGAGTAATGAGGCTGTCGTCTCAACTCCATTTCCCGTCATTAAATTGCAACAAATTGGGATTATAGCTTGTCCcacacatattttttgttgccGTCGTTAAATTTCAACgactatatataacatgtaacATAGTTGATGTACTCGCCTGCACTCCAAGCACCATCTAATACACACATGACCCGATTAGGGTCCTTTGGTTTCGAATAATATTCCTAACACTTCCGCCTCTTACCTATGACAACATATACCAGACCGAACGTCATACTAGTATATACTATGAAATCACATATTACCAATATTACAACTAAAGCCCCCACCTGCCGAAACTATActgaattaaacaaaaattaaagtttatacaattttaagCGCCTTCACATTTAAGAATTAAAGCTGCGAAACTTGACCTAAAGCTTGAATATATAGCTCTCCGAATTAAAGTAAAGTGTAAGCTTTAAATTTATACCCTGCAAGTTAGCATACAACGCAACTTATACAGCTGACGACGcattattaaaaacagttcCCCACTAAAGTCGCACTTCCTTGTTCTTGTAGCATAAGGTCAATGACAGCTGGACGGACGCATGCTAAGAACTGACTGCTAGTGACTGCATTGTATCTTAAAATGCTTCACCATTCACTTATATAACCACATATACCACGCCGAAGTGGGCGGAACGGATATGCCTCCCACGT
Protein-coding sequences here:
- the zf(mynd)-2 gene encoding uncharacterized protein zf(mynd)-2, whose amino-acid sequence is MAAIHKRHIRRYADEIMTSTNYTGPENTSNDSSFSRESLGSDIFQSSEGMVSSPIEKEEEPATASNAKPLVGNAWANVDSNTAAQSDPLTDALLHNYGSSAMQNSSLSAEAGDAEKTKFSDLPISGTAEQSVPTVGDSQPLCCSFSVISSQLENSSESASKTQDRDIETNEVEGEKQESEFDAKAYQVFTEVSETGKILFVGVAEKMLSSFGCYVDREETKENRYTTDSSGSSDNIHPPDSDDCWDSDVATNDVPARYKLRARGRRRIGGLFPSEMISWLDDVDSDFSESDDVKAMTSSNNISVSAADVKLSELPTVVVEIESLPNSTRVKQLCQSKESGGDVSDNDIILESRDEFSKVGSSGLKLVLKRNKIDGTNNGKSGKPFKLDKQSFRRSDRKIKMFDKEELMLPQDTESVSDCLSFKESATHDSLSPPACDLEEPIKESIERHRVSAQDSESDPLGHNSNESNQHMSSCVEEDVSSPRNEDDDDDDNCVLILDESENSPSDERSAENDTEPDGRVTGNGKSYSKRKYKKKMLKFKAKQQLVVEEKEQTELRLAMEFPRHNWLVKHLMKEKRIENDEAATTESDSPTAPTHKNTAAKSRTSTPRSSPSPKEGSPHPEKQDTVNLKETQENEDVSIDVPEKQVAADPAKKADGSNHIAITSSTYKPSTTHANTEGSHVIGIVKPFHYPNQCENITTDTSVCDDVECSKTRKTDDPLELKSTLKNNDVLDCSTKDALGVKIDKCFSLAPPLNQNSPLDLSVSVKTQSNADHLALDLTRKAPVPFVIPQNKSPVTFASASNKTLFKNGEQLSSEYNTSKGNRLISAVGTHVHKGATNIKAEKPFVVDKNNNTQAPRKELYNIVRRREERMSNTTPISTPNHC